A segment of the Deltaproteobacteria bacterium genome:
TGGCAGTGTGCGAGCACTTGTGGGCGACACGCCATAACGTTGGCATGGAAATGCGAGCGTAATGTCATCAGGGCCGCTGTTAGCGGCCCTTTTTTTGGCAAAAGGAAGAAAATTTTTTGACGAAAATATAAAAAAATTTGACAAAAACATAGGAACCGCTATATGTGGGCCGGTATTGGGGGCTTTTCTTGTCGGTATGTGGGGCAAAGACAAACTGAATAAGGGCATACAAAAGATCTTCTTTAAGGAGGGTTCGTCATGAGGGGTCAGCGACAACATCTTCGTTGGTGGCTGTCTGTCATGCTGGCAGTCTGGTTTCTACCAGGTAGCATGGCGTGGGGGTATTTCTTTGATGATCGCCGCGAAATGAGCTTGTCAGGGTTTGCCTACTCGCGCGCGACGTTTGCACTTGATGATGGTATGGCGGCAGGCCGGCACCTCTATCAAGAAGGTAACATGGTCCAACACCGCAACTTCTTGACCTTAGAATGGCGCCATAATATCAATCGCCTCTCGCGCGGAATGCCTACCGTGGGACCGTTGTTCGAGTTCTTAAACTTCGATGCCTTTGACCTCTACGCCAATATGCGCACTGAGTATGATGGCGTGTGGGACTACGGCCCCAATGCCATGAAGCGGATGATGAAGGGGACGCGGCTCAAAGCTCCATATTTCGATGATCGCAAAACGGCAACCCCGTATGACGGACTGTATTTTACCCCCTTCCCGCGATCGCCGTGGCCCGCGGGGCGGCGCGCGGCTGATGACCCTGCCGATGTGATTTCGCTGTCGAACCGGCGCTGGCTGCGCGAATTTCGTGGCCCTAACATCCGGCTGTTTGAATGGTATTTCAACATTACCAAAGGGCCTCTCTTCATTCGTATTGGACGGCAGAATCTGTCATGGGGTGAATCAGACGGTTTCCGGTTGCTTGACCAAATCAATCCACTCGACAACAGCTTCGCGGGATTTCTTACCGGTTTGGATGAACGCCGCATTCCGCTCAACATGCTCCGTGCGCAGTGGAGTTTTGGTGGGATAGGGCCAGTCGATGACGTGACATTGGAAGGCTTCTTCTCGATCGATAACGAGGTTGCCCAGCCAGGATTGCCGACGAGTTCGACCAACTTTTGGGGCTCAATTCAGAATGGAAACGCCGGCATTATGGCAGGCCGTACTCCGTGTGGCGGCGACTTCATGGCCCGGCGTGGGCTACAAGCCTGGAACGAAGATCGTTTGCTGCCCTATGCTGGGAGTGGCGCAGGACCGCGCAATGGTGGAAATTGTTCTCTCCGCGCCTCGTGGCCACGTTCGCGCCTAGAGGATGGACGTGGTGGCCTCCGCCTTACCGGTACGCTTCACGACTTCACCTTCTCTCTTGCCCATTACTACACCTATCAAGATGCAACCCAAGTACGTGCCGTGGTCATCTCGCCAACGCGTGATCATTATCGGTGGGACCTCGGGTTAGCAACCGACTCGCAAGGGCGGCCTTGGCCAAAAGGCAATCCGTGGGGACCGGACGACCCAGTCGCTGCGCGAGTGATTTCCTCAGGGTTAAATACCACCGGGCGTGGTGGAAGTGGTACGGTCGCAGGAGGAGAGCGCAACATTCGTTCAACTGTGGAATATGAGCGTATTCAGGTATCAGGCGCATCGTTGTCGTTCCCAGTCAATGCGCTGACCGGTATGTTTGTCGGATCAGATAACCCATTGTATTACCTTTACACGACGTTCCGTGGTGAAGTGGCGTACTTCAGAGATGTTCCCACCAACCTGGCGTATTCGCATGGTGACGGAGCCACTGCTATCGACCGCTTCCTTGGTGGGGCCCTAAATAGTAATGGTGGAGCCTTCCGACCGGGTAATGCGCTAGCAGACCAGGTAACAAAGCGAAGAGTCGCCTATGCCAAACGTGATTGGTTCCTGTTCGTCATGGGGTTAGACCATAACCAATGGATTACCTGGCTCAACCCTGGGAACTCATTCGCGTTCTCGGCACAGATTTTCTACACCCGACGCAATTCGCAGAAGACCAATCATAATGATATTAATAAACCGTTTGGCGTTTTCAACGACCGCGACGAAGTGGCGGGACGAAAGCGCTTCTTTCAGAAGCCGATAACGAATGCGGCGCTGGCAGCCCGCTGCGCTCCTGGCACTGGAAGCCGCGCAGGCTGTTCGTTGTATAAGGCGCCAAGTCGAGATTGGTTGACGACATTCTCGGTAAGCTCACCGTATCTGGGTGGGAACTTACGCCCGAGCTTCGTGTTTTTCTACAACTGGCATGGGAACTGGCTGCTCCAGCCTGGGGTAGATTGGAAGTTCTGGGATCCATTTGCCATAAGCATCCGCTACAACCTGCTTGATGGTCGTGGTAACGGTGGCCTTGGCGTGCTTAACCGTAAAGACAACATCTGGGTCGAGTTCCAGTACCAGTTGTACTAACGGAGAAGAGTAGTCAGCAGGGGGCAATGCCCCCCCCCTGATTTCCGTAGGGGCGTAGCATGGGCTACGCCCCTACTTTTTTTTCTGGGCTATAATTGGAATAATCATCCAACCCTGTGACTTGTGAATAATACACATGATCGAAGTTGAGAACGTCACAAAGCGTTTCGGTCCGATTCTCGCGGTCGACAACATTTCCTTTTCGGTGCCACGAGGAGAAGTCGTTGGCTTTCTTGGTCCCAATGGGGCGGGAAAGAGTACGACCATGCGTATCTTAGCGGGATTCTTTCCGCCAACCTCTGGCCGTGCCAGTGTTGGCGGGAACGACGTGGTGACGCACTCGTTAGAGGTGAAACAATTGGTGGGATATTTTCCTGAACGCGTTTCGGTATACCCGGACTTTCCAGTGCGCAGCTTTCTCGATTTTGTTGCCGAGGCGAAAGATGTGCCGCGTTCCGAGCGCAAACGTGAAGTCACGAGAGTAATCAATGCCTGCGGGCTTGATAAAGTCAGCAACCGTATCATTGGTCATTTATCGAAAGGGTACCGTCAGCGAGTTGGCATCGCCCAGGCCTTGATTCATAAACCACAGGTATTGATTCTTGATGAGCCCACCATTGGTCTTGACCCGGAACAGGTGGTTGAGATCCGCAAATTGATTCGCGATCTGGGGTCTGATCGGACAGTGATTCTCTCTACGCATATTCTCTCTGAAGTCAGCACTGTTTGTGATAAGGTCATCATTATCAACGGGGGGCGTATTCTTGCTTCGGAGTCCCTTGCGGAATTACGCACCCAATTGCAGCGAACCCGGCGAGTCCGCGTCGAAGTAGAGGGGCCTGTCGCTGCTGTTGATGAAACCCTGCAGCGTATTCCCGGCGTGGAAAAAGTACGCAGCGTCGAGACTGGAGCGCAGGGGGAGGGGACGCAAAAGACGAGTGCGTTTATCGTGGAATACACCGGGGACGATATTCGCAAAGTGGTGAGTCGAATAATTCTGGAACGGGGCTGGGGATTGTTAGAGGTGCGCTCTGTTGAGCCGACGCTTGAAGATATGTACTTGCAACTCGTCCGTGAAGCGGAAAAAAGCATTAACGACGTGTCCAGCGTCTAGCGTCCAGTGTCAAAAAGGGAAGCGCTACTGAATGCTGAATGCTGACTACTGATTACTTGATTTATGAAATTCCTCTGCGTTTTCAAAAAAGAACTGCGACTCTACTTTGGTTCGTTTATCGCCTATGCGCTGGCAACAGCGTTTCTCGTGCTTACCGGCTACTTCTTTTACACCGACTTAATCTTCTACGACCTGTTCGGTGATTTCATGGATATCACCTCATCGCTTTGGTACTACTTTTTCCAGCAAGATATGCGCTTTGTCATCATGTTGATTTTGCCGTTATTGACCATGCGCCTGTTTGCAGAGGAGAAGAAACTCGGAACCATTGAACTGCTGTGGACCTATCCACTCAAAGGTCCGCACATCATTCTGGGAAAATTTCTCGCCTGTTTCGTTGTGTTCGTTGCTATGGTTGCCTGTACGTTGGTCTACCCCCTGCTGCTCTCCACTATTCATCAGTTTGATTGGGGACCGCCGCTCGCTGGGTATTTGGGGACAATTCTTCTTGGTGCGGCATTTATCGCCTGCGGTACGTTCATTTCATCTCTGACCGAGAACCAGGCGGTGTCAGGGATGGCCACCTATGGCGTCCTGGTCATGTTTTGGTTTCTCACCTGGAACGAAGAGGCCATTGGGCAGCAGGTGATTAGTGCGGTCAGTTCCTTTTCGCTCTTCGATCGCTTTCAAGACTTTGCCAAGGGTGTGATCAATACCAAGGATATTCTCTTTTTCCTCGCCATCACGCTGTTGTTTCTCTATCTTACGTTACAGTCATTGGAGTCGCGAAAATGGCGCGGGACCCGATAACTCCCCCTGCAACAGAAACGGACGCGCCGCGCCATATTCTTGCGCGGGAGTCGACTCGACGATGGGTGTTGCTCGGACTCGAAGTATTATTTCTGTTGGTGATCATTGTCTCACTCGATGTGCTCTGGAGTCGTGCGAATCATCGTTATGATCTGTCTCCTGGACAAAAATACAGTCTCTCGGAAGTGACCGGACAGACCTTTCGTGCCCTGAATCAACCCGTGCAAGCGACAGTCTTTTATCGTCGTGGCGATCGGGAGAAGCATGACGAATTGTTACGCCTTCTTGCTGAGCAAAGCCCGAACTTTACCTATCAACTGTTTGATCTTGACCGTGCCCCAGGGATTGCGCAACGCTACGGTGTAACTGCGTATGGGACTGCTGTGTTGGAAACGGCAACCAATCGCGTCTCTACCCCAGTGACCGATGAAGAGCGCCTCCTCAATGCCACACTGCGAGTGACACAAGGGGAACGGACGATCTATTTTCTTGTCGGTCATGGAGAGAATGACGCCGCCGACTCAGAAGAGCGGAATGGGTATGGTATTGTCCGCCGCGTGTTAGAAACTGAGAATTATCGGGTGCGTCCACTTCCCTTGCGACAACTTGGTGCCGTCCCACAAGGCGCACACCTCGTCATTGCGAGTGGGCCAAAGGAAGATCTCTCGCCTGATGAACTCAATGCCTTATCTGCCTATTTTGCTGCCGGCGGGAATGGTCTGTTCTTACTTGATCCCTACACTGTACCGGAGCTGTCTCAGTACTTAGCCCAGTTTGGCTTTGTGTTGGCTGATGATGTGATCGTCGATACTCAGGGACAGGTTGCTGGCGGAGATCCTTTTACGCCGACAATAGGGAATTTCTCGCGTGAGGTATTTCCACGCGATCCACGTGGAGAACCCGTCCTTCCCGTCGTGCGTTCAGTGGGGGTGCAAGACGGCAAGGCGCAAGCGTTTGCCTTTTCTGGAGAAGCGAGTTGGGCGATTCGGAACCGCACACGAGCTGAGCAAGGGGAGATCACCTTCAAGGAAGGAGAAGACCAGCGTGGTCCGCTTCCGGTTGCCGCGGTTGCCGCGACTGGAAAAGAGAAGCAGGGGAAAATTGTCGTGCTCGGTGACTCAGGCTTTGTTGATAACTTTTATGCACGGGTGCCCGGCAACGTCGACTTTTTTATGAACACTGTTGGCTGGATGCTTGGGCGACAGGAACTCGTAGCTCTCGGACGCATGGCGCAGGTTTCTGAAGCGAAACGCAATACCACCCCAGCGCAAGCGCTATATCTGACCTCTTCACAATCTCGTCGCTTCTTCTGGATTATGGTTGTGCTTGAACCGCTCGTTGTTTTTGCTATCGGGTTGGTCATCTTTCTACGACGGAGACAAAACGGATGAACCTGGTCGGAGAAAACCGCCGCGTTTTTATCCTCGGTTTGCTTGCCTGTGTGTTAGGCGGGTATACCTACGTGACCATGCCGCTCAAGAACACCGTGATGACCAAGACGGAAGCTACGAGTGACCGCCCTATTTTTGCCTTTCATGCTGAGAAGATCGCGCAGTTTGACGTCACCTACAATGGGAAGCAAGTGAATGGCAAACGCACGTCGGAAGGGTGGAAGTCCTCGGATGGAACGCTGCTGCCGTCGTCAGTCATCGATGATTTTCTGGTCAATCTCACGAAACTCGTCAATCTTGGTGAAGTCGAACGCGGGGAAAACGACCAACTCTCCAACTACGGCCTTGAGCCGCCGGTGTCACAAATCGTTCTTGATGTCGAGAATACCGGGCCACAGCGTCTCCTGATCGGTAAGCATAATCCTGTGAACACGAGCCTGTACGCGCTAATCAATCAATCTTCACAAGTAGTTATGGTCGGTTCGATAGTCTCTTGGGAAATGCGTAAGCTCGTCGATGCGATTCAAAGTGCGGCGAGTGCGGGGTAACGCAGTCGCCGCTCGCAACTTTGCGTTGTCAGTTGCCTCCAACCGCTTGCCTGCTCAATTCTTGTGCCGGAGAGCGGTTTTCGCTAGAGAGAAACGATGCTCGTCGTGCTGACTCACAATCGCTGTGTGAGGTTCGCTCATGTTTGAGGCTGATGTCTTCACGTTCCAGGAATTTATGGCACAAGAAACACTTCCTCTGGCAAGTATTCACAATGCCGTGCTGGAGTTTCTCCGTGATCGCGACGATGTCGTCGTCTTTGGTGCCCAGGCCGTCAATGCTTATGTGAGTGAGCCTCGGATGACGCAGGACATCGATCTTTTGTCATCCCGAGCAAAAGAGTTCTCCCAGGAACTGTGAGAGTACCTGAGTCAACGGTTTCACATAGCGGTGTGCGTGCGACAGATTGGTGAGGGGCGAGGCTATCGAGTGTTTCAAGTGCGAAAGTCTGACAACCGTCACTTAGTTGATGTTAGGCCAGTTGAGGCACTGCCGAAAACACGGCGTATTGCACAGGTGCTGGTGATGGAGCCGGAAGAGCTGATTGCCAGCAAAGTGATGGCGTATCATCTGCGGCGAGGGAAGCCGAAGTCCGGTACTGACTGGCGAGATCTAGCTATGCTTTTGTTAAAATTCCCTCAGCTGAAGCGAGATCCAAGTCCGGTTGTCGCCTGCTTACGTGTGGCTGGTGCTAGCTCAGAGATCATGGCGGTGTGGGAAGAATTGGTGACCTAAGAAATCCAACCAGCCGATGAGGATGATGAATTTTGAAGACAAGTTCTACAAATCCTCCACCAACGCTGTACTCAAATAGCGCTCTGCTGAGCTCGCCAGAATTACGACTATCATCTTTCCTGTGTTTTCCTTTCGCGCGGCGACTTGTAGCGCGGCCCAAACTGTTGCTCCGCTGCTGACCCCAGCTGGGATACCTTCTTGTTTCGCAATTGCACGTGCAGTGGTGAGAGCGTCGTTGTCTTGTACCTGAATGATCTCGTCAATGATCTTGGCATTCAGAACTTTCGGCACGAACCCGGCGCCGATGCCTTGAATGGCGTGTGGACCTGGAGGATTGCCCGAGAGCACGGCAGAACGGGCGGGTTCAACCGCGATGGCACGGAAACTCGGCTTCAATTTCTTAATGACCTCTGAGACACCCGTGATCGTTCCACCTGTCCCCACACCACTAACCAACATATCCACCGCCCCATCCGTATCTTCCCAAATCTCTTGCGCAGTCGTGTGTCGATGAACGTCTGGATTGGCAGGGTTTTCAAACTGTTGCGGAATAAACGCTTTCTTCATCTTTTTGGCGAGTTCTTTTGCTTTGTTGATGGAGCCCTGCATGCCTTCTTGTGCTGGTGTCAGGACCAGCTCTGCTCCAAGCAAGCGCAACAAATTGCGCCGCTCTACACTCATTGATTCCGGCATGGTGAGGATCAAGCGATAGCCACGCGAAGCAGCGACAAACGCGAGCGCGATTCCGGTGTTGCCACTGGTTGGTTCAATAATGACCGTATCCGGTGTGAGTTTCCCGGCGCGTTCAGCGGCAATGATCATATTATTGCCGATGCGGTCTTTAATGCTGCCTAATGGATTGAAGAACTCAAGCTTTGCGTAGATCTCTGCGGCGAGGCCTTGGGCAATGCGATTGAGGCGAACGAGTGGAGTACGACCGATGGTCTCAGTGATATCGTGAAATAGCCGGGCCATAAGGACTCCTCTGGGAAGAAAATGGAGTCCCTAGTGTATCAGGAAGAAAGGAAGGCGTCTGTCCTCTTCAACTATTACGAGGCATACCCAGTCGTCGAAGGGCTCGATGGGGCGAGAATCGAGGCTGGGGTTTTGCCAGATTGGGTAAAATAACGAAACAGTAACCAGCCATCGACGACCAACGTGGTTGCTAAGACGATATAGGCATGCGGGCTGGCAAGGAGTCCGAGTTCAAGAATAGTACGGGACAGTCCAAAGCCAACCACCCACGCGTCGAAACTCATGCAAAGGCGTCGGAAGGTTTCTACGGCCGTCCGTTGCAGGAGCGCTATCCCCAGTGGAACACCGAGCAGTACGCTCGGTACGATCATCAGCATGAGTTGAGGAGTCGTCGCGGAGTAGAGGCCTAAGAAATAGTAGGCCAGCGCGGTGCAAGATGACTCGACGACTCTGACCAGCGCCAAACCTGCACGAAATTCTTCCTTGACGTATCCTTGATTGTTGAAAAGCAGCGCGAGAGGGGGGCCGGAGATCGTCGTGATAGAGTAGAGAATCCCGACGCCAGCACCAAAAGGAACACTGACGGCGCGTTCGGCTTTGATGTAGCGGCGAAAGCCAGCTGCTTGAATGAGAATGAAGGGAAGAATCACCGCATAGGTGAGGAATTTGATCCACCCTGGGTGCACAGCCGCGAGGGCATAACTACCGATAATCACGCCGGGAACAAGACCGGCTAACATTGGCAGCACACGCCGCCAGACCTGCGGTACACTCCGTCGATTCATCATCAGGACATAGCTATTGATGATAACTTCCAGGAGTACCAGCGCCGGGTTGAGAACACGATTGGTGTAAAAGAGCAGGGCAACTGGAACAGTGAGTGAGGAGAATCCGTATCCCAGCGCACCGTTGACGGTCGCAGCAAAGAACGTGATGAGAACGAGGGTGAGAGCTGCCGGGTCTGAGAAGAAGGTTTCCATGTCAGTTTCTCACGCAACGCTATTCAACCGTCGTACGTACCTCGCTTTTCGCAGCAGGTAAGAGTTCTCGCTCAAATCTGCCACTCTCAATTGAGCAGTGCATGCCGCACTCCTTGGGCGCGCCAGTTTCCCACCACCAACGACCTGCGCGTGAATCTTCGCCAGCTTTGGTCGGGCGCGTGCAAGGCGCACAGCCGATGCTCGTATACCCTTGATCGTAAAATGGATGATAGGGGACGTTATGCTCGCGGATGTAACTCCAGACTTGCTCTTCATTCCACGATGCTAAAGGATTGACTTTCACGAGTCCGCCATGATCGGTATCAAGCTCGATTTTCCCGACCGTGGCGCGTGTTGAAGTTTGATCACGACGTAAGCCTGTAACCCAGGCATCGAGAGACGCAAGCACTCGCTGGAGTGGCAAGACCTTCCGTGCTTCACAGCAAAGCAGGCGTGATTGGACAGACTGATAGAAAAGGTTGGGGCCGTGTCGTCGGACAACACTTTCTACCTGAGTCGCATCGGGAAAATAGACTTCTATCTCGATATTGTACTTGGCGCGAACCTGATCGAGGAGGACGTATGTTTCTTGTGGTAATCGCCCAGTATCGATCGTAAACACACGGACTTGCGGATCGATACGCCAGGCCATATCGAGGATCGCCATTCCATCCACTTGTAGGCTCGTACACAGCGCTGCGCGCGTACCGAATCGTTCGAGTGTCCACCGCAGAATTTCTTGGGGACTCTGCATTTCGTAGGTATGGGCAAGCTGCGTCACTTCTTGTTCGTTAAGCCGTATGCGGTCGGTCATGCGCATTGTCCTCTTGGAGATGGAATGATGCTAAGCGAGCGCAGTTTGGGTAGGCAGAGAATCGTCTGAAACAACGACTGCTGCCCCAGCTTTTTCGTGTGCCGTTTGCTGGTCTATGAGCTGCCGGACGCGCTCGGGACCGATACGATGACAGTAGTCGCCGAAATGTTCACCGCTCAGCCGTTCGCTACGGAACGCAGTCAGCACCGAGTACAGGGTTGGAACAATTTCCTTACTTGGGACTAAATCAGCAACGGCAACTCCGAGGCGAGTTCCGAGGTGGCTGCCACCGAGATAGAGTACGTAGTTGTCGCCAGAACGACCAACAATTCCGATTTCCGCAGTGTACGGACGAGCACACCCGTTCGGGCAACCAGTGACGCGGACAACCGGGGCTTCATTTTCCAACCCCAGTGATGCGAATGCCTGCTCAAGTTGCGGCAAGAGTGCTGGCATAAACCGCTCAGCCTCTGAGAGGGCTAGACTGCACGTCGGTAATGCCGGGCAAGCGAGGGCACGCTGACGAATCGGCGAGATTTGCTCGACTGGTGTGACTCCATGTTCGCGAAGAATTTCATCGATCTCTGCACGTTGTGATGCAAGAATATCGATAAAGAGAATCCTTTGATCCGCAGTCAGCCGAATGCCGGGCTGTATACGCTCGACAATGCCACGAAACGCCGTGCGGGTTCTTTGTGTGTCGGTATCTTTGATCCGTCCACTCTCGACATAGACACCGAGGGACCACAAGCCGTTGTCCTGTGCGTTCCAACCCAGATGTGTATGTGCATCACTTATAGTGACCGGATGCGGATGGACCAAGGTATAGCCAAGGCGCGCTTTCAGCTCTTCACGGAACCACTCGATGCCTTTCTCGGCGACGAGATACTTGATGCGAGCATGTTTACGATTCTCGCGATCTCCCCAGTCACGGAAAACGGCGACAATCGCGGCGGCAATCGGTACAACCTGGTCACTCGTAACCCAAGCGAGCGCTTGTCCTAACGCAGGGAACGTCGCCGGTTTGTTATGCGTCATGCCAAGTCCGCCGCCAACGTAGACGTTATAGCCAAGAATACGTTTTCCGTTGGTGACTGCGACAAAGCCGAGATCTTGGGCGAGAATGTCAACACAGTTATCCCAGGGTAAAGAAACGCCGATTTTAAATTTGCGTGGCAGGTAGGTCGTTCCGTACAACGGCTCATCCTCTGGGGCGCCGACGTCTGCGGCCTTTTCACCATCGAGCCAGATTTCGCTATAGGCTTGTGTTTTCGGTTCAAGATGATGGGCAAGGGTCGTAACCTGGTGCCAGATCTCGCGTTCAAGATTGTCAGCCACTGGATAAGGGCAGCACACGACGTTGCGGACGACATCGCCGCAGGCGGCAAAGGTGGTCATGAGTGTCGCGGCAATAGATTGCAGTGTCGCACGGAGATCGGATTTCAAAATCCCGTGTAACTGGAAATCCTGCCGTGTGGTCAAACGCAAGGTGCCATCGCCAAACTGCGTAGCGATATCATCATGGGCCAGGTACTGCTGTGGCGTCACCCGTCCACCAGGAATGCGGGTACGGATCATGAATGAGTGCGCTTTACCCTGCGCCTCTTGTTTGCGTGCCTGTCGGGCATCACGGTTGTCTTGTTGATACATGCCATGGAACTTGAGAATCCCAGCTCCGCCCGCCGAAAACCCAGACGTTGGTTGGGTTAGCTCTTCAGCGATTTGCCCACGCAACGCCTTGCTGTTGGCTTTGAGTTGCTCGACATTGGCCATACACAATCCTTTTTCGTTAAAACTAGTAAATCTATAGACATTAGGGATTTATTGCGTTAGTATCCGCTTTGTGAGAGAAGAGTCAAGAGCCCCTACGAGGACGAAGGGGAGAACTGGAGGTAGGGAGAAGCGGGGAGCGTCATTACCAGGAGTGTGAGCGACGAAG
Coding sequences within it:
- a CDS encoding DUF1302 domain-containing protein yields the protein MRGQRQHLRWWLSVMLAVWFLPGSMAWGYFFDDRREMSLSGFAYSRATFALDDGMAAGRHLYQEGNMVQHRNFLTLEWRHNINRLSRGMPTVGPLFEFLNFDAFDLYANMRTEYDGVWDYGPNAMKRMMKGTRLKAPYFDDRKTATPYDGLYFTPFPRSPWPAGRRAADDPADVISLSNRRWLREFRGPNIRLFEWYFNITKGPLFIRIGRQNLSWGESDGFRLLDQINPLDNSFAGFLTGLDERRIPLNMLRAQWSFGGIGPVDDVTLEGFFSIDNEVAQPGLPTSSTNFWGSIQNGNAGIMAGRTPCGGDFMARRGLQAWNEDRLLPYAGSGAGPRNGGNCSLRASWPRSRLEDGRGGLRLTGTLHDFTFSLAHYYTYQDATQVRAVVISPTRDHYRWDLGLATDSQGRPWPKGNPWGPDDPVAARVISSGLNTTGRGGSGTVAGGERNIRSTVEYERIQVSGASLSFPVNALTGMFVGSDNPLYYLYTTFRGEVAYFRDVPTNLAYSHGDGATAIDRFLGGALNSNGGAFRPGNALADQVTKRRVAYAKRDWFLFVMGLDHNQWITWLNPGNSFAFSAQIFYTRRNSQKTNHNDINKPFGVFNDRDEVAGRKRFFQKPITNAALAARCAPGTGSRAGCSLYKAPSRDWLTTFSVSSPYLGGNLRPSFVFFYNWHGNWLLQPGVDWKFWDPFAISIRYNLLDGRGNGGLGVLNRKDNIWVEFQYQLY
- a CDS encoding ATP-binding cassette domain-containing protein — translated: MIEVENVTKRFGPILAVDNISFSVPRGEVVGFLGPNGAGKSTTMRILAGFFPPTSGRASVGGNDVVTHSLEVKQLVGYFPERVSVYPDFPVRSFLDFVAEAKDVPRSERKREVTRVINACGLDKVSNRIIGHLSKGYRQRVGIAQALIHKPQVLILDEPTIGLDPEQVVEIRKLIRDLGSDRTVILSTHILSEVSTVCDKVIIINGGRILASESLAELRTQLQRTRRVRVEVEGPVAAVDETLQRIPGVEKVRSVETGAQGEGTQKTSAFIVEYTGDDIRKVVSRIILERGWGLLEVRSVEPTLEDMYLQLVREAEKSINDVSSV
- a CDS encoding ABC transporter permease gives rise to the protein MKFLCVFKKELRLYFGSFIAYALATAFLVLTGYFFYTDLIFYDLFGDFMDITSSLWYYFFQQDMRFVIMLILPLLTMRLFAEEKKLGTIELLWTYPLKGPHIILGKFLACFVVFVAMVACTLVYPLLLSTIHQFDWGPPLAGYLGTILLGAAFIACGTFISSLTENQAVSGMATYGVLVMFWFLTWNEEAIGQQVISAVSSFSLFDRFQDFAKGVINTKDILFFLAITLLFLYLTLQSLESRKWRGTR
- a CDS encoding DUF4340 domain-containing protein: MNLVGENRRVFILGLLACVLGGYTYVTMPLKNTVMTKTEATSDRPIFAFHAEKIAQFDVTYNGKQVNGKRTSEGWKSSDGTLLPSSVIDDFLVNLTKLVNLGEVERGENDQLSNYGLEPPVSQIVLDVENTGPQRLLIGKHNPVNTSLYALINQSSQVVMVGSIVSWEMRKLVDAIQSAASAG
- the cysK gene encoding cysteine synthase A; protein product: MARLFHDITETIGRTPLVRLNRIAQGLAAEIYAKLEFFNPLGSIKDRIGNNMIIAAERAGKLTPDTVIIEPTSGNTGIALAFVAASRGYRLILTMPESMSVERRNLLRLLGAELVLTPAQEGMQGSINKAKELAKKMKKAFIPQQFENPANPDVHRHTTAQEIWEDTDGAVDMLVSGVGTGGTITGVSEVIKKLKPSFRAIAVEPARSAVLSGNPPGPHAIQGIGAGFVPKVLNAKIIDEIIQVQDNDALTTARAIAKQEGIPAGVSSGATVWAALQVAARKENTGKMIVVILASSAERYLSTALVEDL
- a CDS encoding sulfite exporter TauE/SafE family protein → METFFSDPAALTLVLITFFAATVNGALGYGFSSLTVPVALLFYTNRVLNPALVLLEVIINSYVLMMNRRSVPQVWRRVLPMLAGLVPGVIIGSYALAAVHPGWIKFLTYAVILPFILIQAAGFRRYIKAERAVSVPFGAGVGILYSITTISGPPLALLFNNQGYVKEEFRAGLALVRVVESSCTALAYYFLGLYSATTPQLMLMIVPSVLLGVPLGIALLQRTAVETFRRLCMSFDAWVVGFGLSRTILELGLLASPHAYIVLATTLVVDGWLLFRYFTQSGKTPASILAPSSPSTTGYAS
- a CDS encoding phosphoadenylyl-sulfate reductase, translated to MRMTDRIRLNEQEVTQLAHTYEMQSPQEILRWTLERFGTRAALCTSLQVDGMAILDMAWRIDPQVRVFTIDTGRLPQETYVLLDQVRAKYNIEIEVYFPDATQVESVVRRHGPNLFYQSVQSRLLCCEARKVLPLQRVLASLDAWVTGLRRDQTSTRATVGKIELDTDHGGLVKVNPLASWNEEQVWSYIREHNVPYHPFYDQGYTSIGCAPCTRPTKAGEDSRAGRWWWETGAPKECGMHCSIESGRFERELLPAAKSEVRTTVE
- a CDS encoding NADPH-dependent assimilatory sulfite reductase hemoprotein subunit; the encoded protein is MANVEQLKANSKALRGQIAEELTQPTSGFSAGGAGILKFHGMYQQDNRDARQARKQEAQGKAHSFMIRTRIPGGRVTPQQYLAHDDIATQFGDGTLRLTTRQDFQLHGILKSDLRATLQSIAATLMTTFAACGDVVRNVVCCPYPVADNLEREIWHQVTTLAHHLEPKTQAYSEIWLDGEKAADVGAPEDEPLYGTTYLPRKFKIGVSLPWDNCVDILAQDLGFVAVTNGKRILGYNVYVGGGLGMTHNKPATFPALGQALAWVTSDQVVPIAAAIVAVFRDWGDRENRKHARIKYLVAEKGIEWFREELKARLGYTLVHPHPVTISDAHTHLGWNAQDNGLWSLGVYVESGRIKDTDTQRTRTAFRGIVERIQPGIRLTADQRILFIDILASQRAEIDEILREHGVTPVEQISPIRQRALACPALPTCSLALSEAERFMPALLPQLEQAFASLGLENEAPVVRVTGCPNGCARPYTAEIGIVGRSGDNYVLYLGGSHLGTRLGVAVADLVPSKEIVPTLYSVLTAFRSERLSGEHFGDYCHRIGPERVRQLIDQQTAHEKAGAAVVVSDDSLPTQTALA